Proteins co-encoded in one uncultured Draconibacterium sp. genomic window:
- a CDS encoding nucleoside recognition domain-containing protein codes for MALNYLFIFFFVIAFLIALVKLIFLGDTQVFTDMVQATFDMAKTGFEISLGLTGVLTLWMGIMKIGEKGGIVHVFSKVIGPFFNKLFPELGKEHPAHGSILMNIAANMLNLDNAATPMGLQAMKEMQETNPNKSTASNAQIMFLVLNTSGLTLLPISIMVYRAQLGAVNPSDIFIPILLATYFSTIAGLISVALYQKINLLDKTIMAYLGGLTAIIVGIIWYFSTLDKDAITQVSNVASNFILFTVIVAFILMALFRKVNVYEAFIEGAKDGFKTAVKIIPYLVAILVAIGVFRASGAMEWVVAGVTWAFEQMGINADFTPALPTALMKPLSGSGARGMMVDAMTTYGADSFVGRVASTVQGATDTTFYILAVYFGAVGIKNTRYAVVCGLIADFTGIIASILLAYLFFY; via the coding sequence ATGGCACTGAATTATCTTTTCATTTTCTTTTTTGTAATTGCATTTCTGATTGCCCTCGTAAAACTTATTTTCCTGGGCGACACGCAGGTTTTTACCGACATGGTGCAAGCTACTTTTGATATGGCCAAAACCGGTTTCGAAATTTCGCTGGGATTAACAGGTGTGCTTACCCTGTGGATGGGAATAATGAAAATAGGGGAAAAAGGCGGAATTGTGCATGTGTTCTCGAAAGTGATTGGCCCTTTTTTTAATAAACTGTTTCCTGAGCTGGGGAAAGAACATCCGGCGCACGGATCAATCCTGATGAATATTGCCGCCAATATGCTGAACCTCGACAATGCCGCAACGCCAATGGGATTGCAGGCCATGAAAGAAATGCAGGAAACCAATCCGAATAAGAGTACAGCGTCGAATGCACAAATAATGTTCTTGGTGCTCAATACTTCGGGATTGACACTGCTGCCCATTAGCATTATGGTTTATCGGGCTCAGCTAGGCGCTGTAAATCCTTCCGATATATTTATTCCGATTTTGCTGGCAACTTATTTTTCTACTATTGCCGGATTAATATCGGTGGCGCTCTATCAAAAAATCAACCTGCTGGATAAAACCATAATGGCTTATCTGGGGGGATTAACGGCTATAATTGTGGGTATCATCTGGTACTTCTCAACGCTTGATAAAGATGCCATTACACAAGTGTCGAATGTGGCTAGTAACTTTATACTTTTTACGGTAATAGTGGCTTTTATTCTTATGGCCCTGTTCCGAAAAGTAAACGTTTACGAGGCTTTTATCGAGGGGGCAAAAGACGGATTTAAAACGGCGGTAAAAATTATTCCGTACCTGGTTGCCATTTTGGTTGCCATTGGTGTGTTCCGCGCATCAGGAGCCATGGAGTGGGTGGTTGCCGGTGTTACCTGGGCTTTTGAGCAAATGGGAATAAATGCTGATTTTACTCCGGCCTTACCAACAGCGCTAATGAAACCGTTGAGTGGAAGTGGTGCCCGCGGAATGATGGTGGATGCCATGACAACTTATGGTGCCGACTCGTTCGTGGGCCGTGTGGCAAGTACCGTGCAGGGAGCTACCGATACTACATTTTATATTCTGGCCGTATATTTTGGTGCCGTTGGAATTAAGAACACCCGCTATGCAGTGGTGTGCGGATTAATTGCCGATTTTACAGGCATAATCGCTTCAATTTTGCTGGCTTACCTGTTTTTTTATTAA
- the nspC gene encoding carboxynorspermidine decarboxylase, which translates to MNYKEIPSPAFVLDEKLLRKNLELINSVQQEAGIEIILAFKGFAMWSAFPIVREYLKGATASSLYEARLCFEEMKTRAHLYSPVYLDHEFDELMIYSSHIVFNSVKQFEKYYERTQSADHKISCGIRVNPEYSDVGTDLYNPSAPGSRLGVGSDEMPDELPEGVEGIHFHVLCESDSYSLEKVLENLENKYSKYLHQVKWVNMGGGHLMTRKGYDHQHLIQLLNAFRKQYDVKVILEPGSAIAWETGVLVSTVQDIVEHKGVKTAILDVSFTAHMPDTLEMPYRPKIIGAQDPSEKSQHLYRLGGGSCLAGDFMEAYDFGHELQIGEQIVFLDMIHYTMVKTTMFNGVNHPAIAIWTKDDKLNIVRKFKYEDFKNRLS; encoded by the coding sequence TTGAATTATAAAGAAATACCATCGCCGGCGTTTGTACTCGATGAGAAACTGCTTCGAAAAAACCTGGAGCTGATCAACAGCGTTCAGCAGGAAGCCGGAATTGAAATTATCCTGGCATTTAAAGGATTTGCGATGTGGAGCGCCTTCCCCATTGTGCGTGAATATTTAAAAGGCGCAACAGCCAGCTCGTTGTACGAAGCACGTTTGTGTTTCGAGGAAATGAAAACACGTGCGCATTTGTATTCGCCAGTGTACCTCGATCATGAATTTGACGAATTAATGATCTACAGCAGCCACATTGTTTTTAATTCCGTCAAACAGTTTGAGAAATACTACGAACGTACACAATCGGCCGACCATAAAATTTCCTGTGGTATTCGTGTGAATCCGGAATATTCTGATGTTGGTACCGATCTTTATAATCCAAGTGCACCGGGATCACGTTTAGGAGTCGGCAGCGATGAAATGCCGGATGAATTGCCGGAAGGTGTTGAAGGTATTCATTTTCATGTGTTGTGCGAATCGGATTCTTACAGCCTTGAAAAAGTACTGGAGAACCTGGAAAATAAATACAGCAAATACCTGCATCAGGTAAAATGGGTGAACATGGGTGGTGGCCATTTAATGACGCGCAAAGGTTACGATCACCAACATTTAATTCAGTTACTTAATGCTTTCAGAAAACAATACGATGTAAAAGTAATTTTGGAACCCGGAAGTGCCATTGCCTGGGAAACCGGCGTTTTGGTGTCCACCGTTCAGGACATTGTGGAACACAAAGGCGTAAAAACAGCCATTTTGGATGTTTCGTTTACAGCCCACATGCCCGACACGCTGGAGATGCCCTATCGCCCAAAAATAATTGGAGCGCAAGATCCTTCTGAAAAAAGTCAGCACCTGTACCGTTTGGGAGGCGGAAGCTGTTTGGCCGGTGATTTTATGGAAGCCTACGATTTTGGACACGAACTGCAAATAGGTGAACAAATTGTTTTCCTCGATATGATCCATTACACGATGGTAAAAACAACCATGTTTAACGGCGTAAATCATCCGGCAATTGCCATCTGGACAAAAGATGACAAACTAAACATCGTTCGAAAATTTAAATACGAAGATTTCAAAAACCGCTTGTCGTAG
- a CDS encoding saccharopine dehydrogenase family protein — protein sequence MSKVLIIGAGGVGRVVASKCADNPEVFSEILLASRTVSKCDVIAKEVGKGRIKTASLNADNVADTVALIKEFQPKLVINVALPYQDLPIMDACLETGVNYLDTANYEPKDEAKFEYSWQWAYHDRFKEKGIMAVLGCGFDPGVTSIYTAHAAKHHFEEMHYLDIVDCNGGDHGKAFATNFNPEINIREITQNGRYWENGQWVETKPFEIKKALNYPNIGARDSYVLYHEELESLTKNFPSLKRARFWMTFGQEYLTHLRVIENIGMSRIDPVKYKGIDIIPLEFLKEVLPNPGDLGDNYTGETSIGCRIKGVKDGEEKTYYVWNNCSHQKAFEETGTQGVSYTTGVPAMLGAMMVLTGKWQGKGVFNVEEFDPDPFMEKIGEHGLPWNEEINGDLEV from the coding sequence ATGAGTAAAGTTTTAATAATTGGAGCAGGTGGTGTTGGCCGCGTGGTTGCCAGCAAGTGTGCAGATAACCCGGAAGTTTTTTCTGAAATTTTATTGGCCAGCCGCACCGTATCGAAATGCGATGTAATTGCAAAAGAAGTTGGTAAAGGCAGAATAAAAACGGCCTCGTTAAACGCCGATAATGTTGCCGATACTGTTGCGCTGATTAAGGAGTTTCAACCGAAGTTGGTTATCAATGTTGCCCTTCCTTACCAGGATCTTCCGATTATGGATGCCTGTTTAGAAACCGGTGTAAACTACCTTGATACTGCCAATTACGAACCAAAAGACGAAGCTAAATTTGAGTACAGCTGGCAGTGGGCTTATCATGATCGTTTTAAAGAAAAAGGTATTATGGCAGTGCTGGGCTGCGGATTCGACCCCGGTGTGACCAGTATTTACACGGCACATGCAGCCAAGCATCATTTTGAAGAAATGCACTACCTTGACATTGTAGATTGCAACGGCGGCGACCACGGAAAAGCATTTGCCACCAATTTCAACCCGGAAATCAACATTCGCGAGATTACTCAAAACGGACGTTACTGGGAAAACGGACAATGGGTGGAAACCAAACCTTTTGAAATTAAAAAGGCGTTAAACTATCCAAATATCGGAGCCAGAGACTCATACGTTCTTTATCATGAAGAGCTGGAGTCGCTGACCAAAAACTTCCCCAGTTTAAAGCGGGCTCGTTTCTGGATGACTTTCGGCCAGGAATACCTGACTCACCTCCGTGTGATTGAAAATATTGGCATGAGCCGAATTGACCCGGTAAAATATAAAGGCATTGACATTATTCCGTTGGAATTCCTGAAAGAGGTACTTCCAAACCCGGGAGATCTGGGCGATAACTACACCGGCGAAACATCTATCGGATGCCGCATAAAAGGTGTAAAAGACGGCGAAGAAAAAACCTACTACGTTTGGAACAACTGCAGTCACCAAAAAGCATTTGAAGAAACAGGTACTCAAGGCGTTTCTTACACAACCGGTGTTCCTGCAATGCTGGGCGCCATGATGGTACTTACCGGAAAATGGCAGGGCAAAGGCGTATTTAACGTTGAGGAATTCGATCCGGATCCGTTTATGGAAAAAATTGGAGAACACGGCTTGCCGTGGAACGAAGAGATTAATGGCGATCTTGAAGTGTAA
- a CDS encoding alpha-L-fucosidase, producing MKNLILLICLLCSFTSWSQKNTNERAQWFTDSRFGMFIHWGVYSGAEGYWKGEKLRNDNDYAEWILYRNRIDRNEYVTLLDRFQWDEIDPEEWVVLAKNSGMKYITITAKHHDGFGLWDSQVSDYDLGDYTNPKRDIIAEMAEACKKHGIKLCLYYSHWVDWEHPLGWDHTREIYKISESDYDRYWQQKVIPQITELLSNYGEISMLWFDMWIYHSESIVTKEQLLQLKSLIRELQPNCLVNSRLGLTIEEDPDIDYKTLGDNQLGDKKEDFPWQSPATVAHSWGFHSSDSEWKSTTTLLKSLIGNVSLNGNFMLNIGPRANGDVPYEISQRMLEMGKWLQINGESIYGAEAFDLDKDLHDWGKITCKQDGNTFKLFLHIYNWPLNKQLNLTGIIVNPENIYVLADEQKSPLSYSHSGAFTQIALPADQPDPYVSVVVVEYQSKPGITDGLVAKTVDDGYSLLPANQNPQPKSMEITAPSKYGTVPAFVAADGVTDFSWKIYVDQPGTHRVDVSYSFQGNRNNSQIVLKAAGQSLYHSVHPTGQTVGEPNQDWHIDNFESNKIGTINFPEPGYYTIELSIQPTEKDPIKFQWLWIK from the coding sequence ATGAAAAACCTTATCCTACTTATTTGCCTGCTTTGCAGTTTCACTTCATGGAGCCAGAAAAATACCAATGAACGCGCCCAGTGGTTCACCGATTCGCGCTTTGGAATGTTTATTCACTGGGGTGTTTACAGCGGTGCCGAAGGCTACTGGAAAGGCGAAAAACTGCGTAACGACAACGACTACGCCGAATGGATTTTATACCGAAACAGAATTGATCGTAACGAATATGTTACACTCCTTGACCGTTTTCAGTGGGACGAAATTGATCCGGAAGAATGGGTAGTATTGGCTAAAAATTCAGGAATGAAATATATAACCATTACGGCCAAACACCATGACGGTTTTGGTTTGTGGGATAGCCAGGTAAGTGATTACGATCTGGGTGACTACACCAATCCTAAGCGCGATATTATTGCAGAAATGGCTGAAGCCTGCAAAAAGCATGGTATCAAACTTTGTCTGTACTATTCGCACTGGGTGGATTGGGAGCATCCTCTGGGTTGGGACCACACACGCGAGATTTATAAAATATCGGAAAGTGATTACGACCGGTACTGGCAGCAAAAAGTAATACCACAAATCACCGAGTTGTTATCTAATTATGGCGAAATATCAATGCTTTGGTTCGATATGTGGATTTATCACTCGGAAAGTATCGTTACCAAAGAACAATTACTACAACTAAAATCACTGATACGCGAATTACAGCCCAATTGCCTGGTTAATTCACGTTTGGGTTTGACTATCGAGGAAGATCCCGACATTGACTACAAAACACTGGGCGATAACCAGCTTGGCGACAAAAAGGAAGATTTTCCATGGCAATCGCCGGCAACAGTAGCTCATTCGTGGGGTTTTCATTCATCAGATTCTGAGTGGAAATCAACAACAACATTATTGAAATCATTAATTGGCAACGTTAGTTTGAATGGTAATTTTATGCTGAACATCGGACCGCGCGCCAACGGTGATGTACCTTACGAAATTTCGCAGCGCATGCTTGAAATGGGCAAATGGCTGCAGATTAACGGAGAATCAATTTACGGTGCAGAAGCTTTCGATCTGGACAAAGATCTGCACGATTGGGGAAAAATTACCTGCAAACAAGATGGAAACACTTTTAAATTATTCCTGCATATTTATAACTGGCCGTTGAATAAACAGCTGAATCTAACAGGTATTATAGTAAATCCAGAAAATATTTATGTGTTGGCTGATGAGCAGAAATCACCACTCTCCTATTCACATTCCGGTGCATTTACACAAATTGCGCTACCTGCTGACCAACCTGATCCGTATGTTTCAGTAGTTGTTGTCGAATACCAATCGAAACCGGGAATAACAGACGGACTGGTAGCCAAAACAGTCGATGATGGTTACTCCCTGCTTCCCGCAAATCAAAATCCACAGCCCAAATCAATGGAAATTACCGCTCCGTCAAAATACGGTACAGTTCCCGCTTTTGTGGCGGCTGATGGCGTTACTGATTTTAGCTGGAAAATTTACGTTGACCAACCGGGCACACATAGAGTGGATGTGTCGTATAGTTTTCAGGGCAACAGAAACAACAGCCAGATTGTATTAAAGGCTGCCGGGCAATCGTTGTATCATTCGGTGCATCCAACGGGGCAAACCGTTGGAGAACCCAACCAGGATTGGCACATCGATAATTTCGAATCAAATAAAATAGGCACAATCAACTTTCCGGAACCAGGATACTATACCATTGAACTCAGTATTCAGCCAACAGAAAAAGATCCGATCAAGTTTCAGTGGTTGTGGATTAAATAA
- the kdsA gene encoding 3-deoxy-8-phosphooctulonate synthase, giving the protein MIPQLDKLKNTDSGNFFLMAGPCAIESETMAMEIAEQVVAITEKLKIPYIFKGSYRKANRSRLDSFTGIGDEKALKILRKVRETFDIPVVTDIHTADEAAMAAEYVDVLQIPAFLCRQTDILVAAAKTGKVVNIKKGQFLSADAMQFAINKVRESGNTNIALTERGTTFGYQDLVVDYRGIPVMREMDVPVVLDITHSLQQPNQASGVTGGKPELIETVARAGIAVGADGIFIETHPNPAEAKSDGANMLKLDLLESLLTKLVLLKQTVNKL; this is encoded by the coding sequence ATGATACCACAACTAGATAAACTTAAAAATACCGACAGCGGAAATTTCTTTCTAATGGCCGGACCATGTGCCATTGAAAGCGAAACCATGGCAATGGAAATTGCCGAACAAGTAGTTGCCATTACCGAGAAACTCAAGATCCCGTATATTTTTAAAGGCTCGTACCGAAAAGCCAACCGTTCGCGCCTTGATTCGTTTACAGGAATTGGCGACGAAAAAGCACTAAAGATTTTAAGAAAAGTACGCGAAACTTTCGATATTCCGGTTGTAACTGATATTCACACGGCCGACGAAGCTGCCATGGCTGCCGAATATGTTGACGTTTTGCAAATACCCGCCTTTTTATGTCGCCAAACCGATATCCTTGTGGCGGCCGCAAAAACAGGCAAGGTGGTAAATATAAAAAAGGGGCAGTTCCTTTCGGCAGATGCCATGCAGTTTGCCATAAACAAAGTGCGCGAAAGTGGCAACACCAACATTGCACTTACCGAGAGAGGCACAACCTTTGGCTACCAGGATTTGGTGGTAGATTACCGCGGCATTCCGGTAATGAGAGAAATGGATGTGCCTGTTGTTCTCGACATCACCCACTCGTTGCAACAACCCAACCAGGCCAGCGGAGTAACCGGTGGCAAACCTGAGCTGATAGAAACCGTGGCACGTGCCGGAATTGCTGTTGGTGCCGATGGTATTTTTATCGAAACACATCCTAATCCGGCCGAAGCAAAATCGGATGGTGCCAATATGTTAAAACTCGATTTACTTGAATCGTTACTTACCAAACTGGTTCTTTTAAAACAAACCGTTAATAAACTTTAG
- a CDS encoding agmatinase family protein — MSETFENKDFNPNGVGLKNGNFIGLPFNEESAEVVLFPVPWDVTVSYGEGTAEAPEKILEASSQLDLFDLDVKDTWKRGIYFQPVSEAVMKIRNQLRPKAARYIDFLENGGVVSENVEMQQILAEINEQCEAMNFFVYRETKKLLDAGKIVGLIGGDHSTPLGYLTALSEKYERLGVVQIDAHLDLRNAYEGFTYSHASVFYNAVQMPEIKKLAQVGIRDCCDEEVELTENNDRIEVHYDQNLKDDQFKGATWDEQCDEIISELPGNIYISFDVDGLDPKLCPQTGTPVPGGLEYNHVVYLFKKILESGRRIIGFDVCETGNAEWDANVAARIIYKLSCLAG, encoded by the coding sequence ATGAGTGAAACTTTCGAAAATAAAGATTTTAATCCGAATGGAGTGGGGTTGAAAAACGGCAATTTTATAGGCCTTCCGTTTAATGAGGAATCGGCCGAAGTTGTGCTGTTTCCGGTTCCCTGGGATGTAACGGTTTCGTATGGTGAAGGAACAGCAGAGGCTCCGGAAAAAATTCTGGAAGCTTCGTCGCAGCTCGATTTATTCGACCTGGATGTAAAAGATACCTGGAAACGTGGCATTTATTTTCAGCCGGTTAGCGAAGCGGTCATGAAGATCAGAAATCAGCTTCGCCCGAAAGCTGCACGATACATTGATTTTTTAGAGAACGGGGGAGTTGTTTCCGAAAATGTGGAAATGCAACAAATACTTGCGGAAATAAATGAACAGTGTGAAGCGATGAACTTTTTTGTGTATCGCGAAACCAAAAAGCTGCTCGATGCAGGAAAAATTGTGGGATTGATTGGTGGCGATCACAGCACACCGCTTGGTTATTTAACAGCATTATCGGAAAAATACGAGCGTTTGGGAGTCGTTCAAATTGATGCTCATCTTGATTTAAGAAATGCATACGAAGGATTTACCTATTCGCATGCTTCGGTTTTTTATAATGCAGTACAAATGCCGGAAATAAAAAAACTGGCGCAGGTTGGCATTCGTGATTGCTGCGACGAGGAAGTTGAATTAACCGAAAATAATGATCGCATTGAAGTGCATTATGACCAAAATTTGAAAGATGATCAATTTAAAGGTGCAACGTGGGACGAACAATGCGACGAAATTATAAGTGAATTGCCCGGAAATATTTACATCAGTTTTGATGTGGATGGACTGGATCCGAAACTTTGTCCGCAAACTGGAACACCTGTTCCTGGCGGGCTGGAGTACAACCACGTTGTTTATTTGTTTAAAAAGATTTTGGAAAGTGGCCGCCGCATTATAGGTTTTGATGTGTGCGAAACCGGAAATGCAGAGTGGGATGCCAATGTTGCGGCACGCATTATTTATAAGTTGAGTTGTTTGGCCGGTTGA
- a CDS encoding RagB/SusD family nutrient uptake outer membrane protein — protein MKKLSILMVIAFLLTMSYSCSEDFLTKEPPGSLSENQLYSADGIDALLVGAYAMVTGSGEWTISWGASIQNWTYGSAASDDAYKGSEITDQVPANQIERWEVQTTNNYPADKWVWAFGMGNDRVNKTLRVINIVEESGGITAEQADAYRAEARFLRGLFYFEARLVFGDFIPLIDETVEIPSEVSNVNPDGAVLKFITDDLAFAASILPETQTQVGRATKWAAKALAARAYLQDLKYAEAEALIDEIIASGQFSLMPDFMDNYSIETNNNEESIFEIQANVNDIDGSLNAEMGIGLNWPHGGDIGMCCGFHQPSQNLVNAFKVDENGLPLFDTFNDVDLANDQGIPSADVKDEAGNVIQSGSFTVDPHAVDPRLDHTVSRRGIPYKDWGINRGANWVRKQADGGPYLPAPKPFFKKSERFSFSTTTGWQTGINANNYRYLRYTHIILWKAECAAYRGDLETARTFVNMIRQRAKDSEMVMGKVLVDQLPASAYPWGEGTTDADYMTGGDVDWDQPAANYQIGLYDAFANAEEAMEAVQWEQRLEFATEGLRFFDLRRWDNLPNQIGGKSMAEVLNDFATGDLRIRSFMSGKTFTNDDKYMPIPQAQLDQQVGVLEQRPEYK, from the coding sequence ATGAAAAAACTATCAATATTAATGGTTATTGCGTTTTTATTAACCATGTCATATTCATGTTCAGAGGACTTCCTGACTAAGGAACCTCCTGGCTCGTTGTCAGAAAACCAGCTTTATAGCGCAGACGGTATTGATGCGTTGTTGGTAGGAGCCTATGCAATGGTCACCGGTAGTGGTGAATGGACCATTTCCTGGGGTGCATCTATTCAGAACTGGACTTATGGTTCGGCGGCATCTGACGATGCTTACAAAGGATCAGAGATTACCGATCAGGTACCTGCAAATCAGATTGAACGTTGGGAAGTTCAAACTACCAATAATTATCCTGCCGACAAATGGGTATGGGCCTTTGGTATGGGTAACGACCGTGTTAACAAAACTCTACGTGTTATTAATATCGTAGAAGAGAGCGGTGGAATTACTGCAGAGCAGGCAGATGCGTACAGAGCAGAAGCACGTTTCCTTAGAGGTTTATTTTACTTTGAAGCCCGATTGGTATTCGGTGACTTTATTCCTTTAATCGACGAAACTGTTGAGATTCCTAGCGAGGTAAGCAATGTAAATCCTGATGGTGCTGTTCTTAAATTTATCACCGATGATTTGGCATTTGCTGCAAGTATTTTACCAGAGACTCAGACTCAGGTTGGTCGTGCAACCAAGTGGGCCGCAAAAGCGTTGGCCGCAAGAGCATATCTGCAAGATTTGAAATATGCCGAAGCAGAGGCATTGATCGATGAAATTATTGCAAGTGGACAATTTTCTTTAATGCCTGATTTTATGGACAATTATAGCATTGAAACAAACAATAACGAGGAGTCTATATTTGAAATTCAGGCAAACGTAAATGACATTGACGGATCGTTAAATGCTGAGATGGGTATTGGTTTGAACTGGCCTCATGGTGGCGATATCGGTATGTGTTGTGGATTCCACCAACCATCGCAAAACCTTGTTAATGCATTCAAAGTTGATGAAAATGGATTGCCACTTTTTGATACATTTAATGATGTGGATTTGGCTAACGACCAGGGAATCCCTTCTGCTGATGTAAAAGATGAAGCTGGTAATGTTATACAATCTGGAAGTTTTACTGTTGATCCGCACGCTGTTGATCCACGTTTAGATCATACAGTAAGTCGTCGTGGTATTCCCTATAAAGACTGGGGAATTAACCGTGGTGCAAACTGGGTTAGAAAACAAGCAGATGGCGGCCCATATTTGCCGGCACCTAAACCATTCTTTAAAAAGTCAGAGCGTTTCAGCTTCTCAACTACTACAGGATGGCAAACTGGTATTAACGCCAATAATTATCGTTACTTGCGATATACTCATATTATTCTTTGGAAAGCTGAATGTGCTGCTTACCGTGGAGATTTGGAAACTGCACGCACTTTTGTAAATATGATTCGTCAGCGTGCAAAGGATAGTGAAATGGTTATGGGTAAAGTATTAGTTGATCAGCTACCGGCTTCTGCTTATCCTTGGGGTGAAGGTACAACAGATGCAGATTATATGACCGGTGGTGATGTTGACTGGGATCAGCCAGCAGCTAATTATCAAATTGGTTTATACGATGCTTTTGCTAACGCTGAGGAAGCTATGGAAGCTGTTCAGTGGGAACAACGTCTTGAATTTGCAACTGAAGGATTGCGTTTCTTCGATCTTCGTCGCTGGGATAATCTTCCTAACCAAATTGGAGGAAAAAGTATGGCTGAAGTTTTGAATGATTTTGCAACTGGCGATTTGAGAATTCGTTCGTTTATGTCTGGAAAAACATTTACAAACGACGACAAATACATGCCTATTCCACAGGCTCAATTAGATCAACAAGTTGGTGTTCTGGAACAACGTCCGGAATACAAATAA
- a CDS encoding Dabb family protein — MKNRRSFIKKLAASATFAGLLPLSKKTTAAEVKLQETLIHHVFFWLKEPANEAHKKQLVEALHQLTKVKTIKVSHIGYPASTEDRDVVDHSYSVSYLAMFDSQADQDSYQVDPIHLKFVEENQHLWSKVVVYDSTDI, encoded by the coding sequence ATGAAAAACAGAAGATCGTTTATTAAAAAACTGGCAGCAAGTGCAACATTTGCAGGTTTGCTTCCTCTCTCAAAAAAAACCACTGCTGCGGAAGTAAAACTTCAGGAAACGCTGATTCATCATGTATTTTTTTGGTTGAAAGAACCAGCAAACGAAGCACACAAAAAGCAGTTAGTTGAAGCCTTGCACCAACTCACAAAAGTAAAAACGATAAAAGTGAGCCATATTGGATATCCGGCCTCAACTGAGGATCGCGATGTAGTTGATCATTCGTATTCGGTATCGTACCTGGCCATGTTTGATAGCCAGGCCGACCAGGATTCGTACCAGGTTGACCCGATTCATTTGAAATTTGTAGAGGAAAACCAGCACCTTTGGAGTAAGGTTGTGGTTTACGACTCCACTGATATTTAA